In Paenibacillus sp. BIC5C1, a genomic segment contains:
- the deoB gene encoding phosphopentomutase, protein MSTFKRVHLIVMDSVGIGEAPDAAEFDDFDVDTFGHIARERGGLKMPHMASLGLSNIKEIEGVPVADAPKAFYTKMQEASRGKDTMTGHWELMGLYIDTPFRVFADGFPDELIQRIEEKTGRKVIGNKPASGTEIIDELGEEHVKTGALIIYTSADSVLQIAAHEDVVPLKELYEICEFCREITLDDPYMLGRIIARPFVGEVGNFKRTANRHDYALKPFGRTVMNELKDGGFDVIALGKISDIYDGEGVTKSVRTVSNMDGMDKLSETMDEEFTGLSFLNLVDFDALFGHRRDPQGYAQALEEYDARLPEIFSKMTDEDLLLITADHGNDPTYRGTDHTREYVPLLVYSPRFSEGKKLELRSTFADVGATVAENFGVKLPEYGTSFLKDLK, encoded by the coding sequence ATGTCAACATTCAAAAGAGTACATCTGATTGTTATGGATTCAGTGGGAATTGGTGAAGCGCCGGATGCAGCGGAATTCGATGATTTCGACGTCGACACCTTTGGTCACATTGCACGTGAACGCGGAGGATTGAAGATGCCGCATATGGCCAGTCTTGGACTGTCCAATATTAAGGAAATTGAAGGTGTGCCTGTAGCGGATGCACCAAAAGCTTTTTACACCAAGATGCAGGAAGCATCCAGAGGTAAAGACACCATGACAGGCCACTGGGAACTAATGGGTCTGTACATTGATACTCCTTTCCGCGTGTTCGCTGACGGGTTCCCGGATGAGTTGATTCAGCGCATTGAGGAAAAAACAGGCCGTAAAGTGATCGGGAACAAACCGGCAAGCGGCACGGAAATCATTGATGAATTGGGCGAAGAACATGTAAAAACAGGTGCCCTGATTATATACACATCCGCAGATTCGGTTCTGCAGATTGCAGCTCATGAGGATGTTGTTCCACTGAAAGAATTGTATGAAATCTGTGAGTTCTGCCGCGAGATTACTCTCGACGATCCTTACATGCTGGGCCGCATTATTGCCCGTCCGTTTGTAGGCGAAGTAGGTAATTTCAAGCGTACAGCTAACCGTCATGATTATGCGCTCAAACCTTTTGGCCGTACCGTGATGAATGAACTCAAAGACGGTGGATTTGATGTTATCGCTTTGGGTAAAATCTCAGATATCTACGATGGCGAAGGCGTAACCAAGTCTGTACGTACCGTCTCCAACATGGATGGCATGGACAAACTTTCCGAAACGATGGATGAAGAATTCACTGGACTCAGCTTCCTGAACCTGGTTGACTTCGACGCCCTGTTCGGACACCGTCGTGATCCACAAGGGTACGCCCAGGCGCTTGAAGAGTATGATGCTCGACTGCCAGAAATCTTCAGCAAAATGACAGACGAAGATCTGCTGCTCATCACAGCCGACCATGGCAACGACCCAACCTACCGCGGCACGGACCATACACGTGAGTATGTGCCATTGCTTGTGTACTCTCCACGCTTCAGCGAGGGTAAAAAGCTTGAACTGCGCAGTACATTTGCTGATGTTGGAGCAACAGTGGCTGAGAACTTCGGAGTAAAACTGCCGGAATATGGAACAAGCTTCCTGAAAGATTTGAAATAA
- the deoD gene encoding purine-nucleoside phosphorylase, with translation MSTHIGAKPGDIAETILLPGDPLRAKFIADTYLEDVVCYNEVRGMLGFTGTYQGHRISVQGSGMGIPSFSIYANELISEYGVKNLIRVGTCGGMQQHVRVRDVILAQASCTDSSMNKLVFGGYDFSPIATFSLLKEAYDRATAKGMKIHVGNVFSSDSFYRDDRSVTEKLMQHGVLGVEMETTALYTLAAKFGVNALTILTVSDHLLTGEETSAEERQKTFNDMMVVALETAITL, from the coding sequence ATGAGTACACATATTGGAGCTAAACCCGGAGATATTGCAGAAACAATCCTTTTGCCAGGAGATCCATTGCGTGCAAAATTTATTGCAGATACGTACCTTGAAGATGTCGTTTGTTACAACGAAGTTCGCGGAATGCTCGGATTTACGGGTACATATCAAGGACACCGTATCTCGGTGCAAGGCTCTGGAATGGGTATTCCATCGTTCAGCATCTATGCCAACGAACTGATCAGCGAATACGGTGTAAAAAACCTAATTCGTGTTGGAACTTGCGGAGGTATGCAACAACACGTTCGCGTTCGTGATGTTATCCTTGCTCAAGCTTCATGTACCGATTCCAGTATGAACAAGCTCGTATTTGGTGGATATGATTTTTCCCCGATCGCGACGTTCTCCCTACTGAAAGAAGCCTATGACCGCGCAACTGCCAAAGGCATGAAAATCCATGTCGGTAACGTGTTCAGTTCCGATTCCTTCTATCGTGACGACCGTTCCGTGACTGAGAAATTGATGCAGCACGGCGTACTGGGCGTTGAGATGGAAACAACTGCACTGTACACACTCGCAGCCAAATTTGGCGTAAATGCACTGACGATCCTGACGGTAAGTGATCACTTGCTGACAGGTGAAGAGACTTCCGCCGAAGAGCGCCAAAAAACGTTCAACGACATGATGGTAGTAGCACTGGAAACAGCAATCACGCTGTAA
- a CDS encoding pyrimidine-nucleoside phosphorylase → MRMVDIIAKKRDGKELTTAEIDFVVQGYTQGEIPDYQVSAWAMAVFFKDMTDKERADLTMSMVNSGETIDLSAIEGIKVDKHSTGGVGDTTTLVLAPLVAALDVPVAKMSGRGLGHTGGTTDKLESVAGFHVELEKEEFIRLVNEHKVAVIGQSGNLTPADKKLYALRDVTATVNSIPLIASSIMSKKIAAGADAIVLDVKTGAGAFMKTTEDAKELAHAMVSIGNNVGRKTMAVISDMSQPLGLAIGNALEVKEAILTLQGKGPKDLEELCLALGRQMVFLAGKADSLEHAEEKLKEVIQNGKALDKFKDFLANQGGDASVVDHPDRLPQAKYLVEVPADKDGYVAGIVADEIGTAAMLLGAGRATKESEIDLAVGLMLNKKVGDQVKAGESLVTIHANREDVADVIAKIKENITIADHADAPVLVHDIVTE, encoded by the coding sequence ATGAGAATGGTAGACATTATTGCTAAGAAACGCGACGGAAAAGAACTGACAACAGCTGAGATTGACTTTGTTGTTCAAGGATATACACAAGGCGAAATCCCGGATTATCAAGTCAGCGCTTGGGCGATGGCTGTATTCTTCAAGGATATGACCGACAAGGAACGCGCTGATTTGACGATGTCCATGGTGAACTCGGGCGAGACCATTGATCTGTCAGCAATTGAAGGTATCAAAGTAGACAAGCACTCCACGGGAGGCGTTGGTGATACTACAACGCTGGTACTGGCACCGCTTGTTGCTGCTCTGGATGTTCCAGTTGCCAAAATGTCCGGACGTGGATTGGGTCACACTGGTGGTACAACAGACAAACTGGAATCTGTTGCTGGTTTCCACGTGGAGTTGGAGAAAGAAGAGTTCATCCGACTCGTTAACGAACATAAAGTTGCCGTTATCGGTCAAAGTGGCAACCTCACGCCGGCGGACAAAAAGCTCTATGCATTGCGTGACGTTACAGCTACCGTTAACTCTATCCCACTGATCGCAAGCTCCATCATGAGCAAGAAAATTGCTGCAGGTGCAGATGCGATCGTATTGGATGTCAAAACAGGTGCTGGCGCATTCATGAAGACCACAGAAGATGCAAAAGAACTGGCACATGCCATGGTAAGCATCGGTAACAATGTAGGACGTAAAACAATGGCCGTCATTTCCGATATGTCCCAACCATTGGGTCTCGCTATCGGTAACGCGCTTGAAGTGAAAGAAGCCATTCTTACGCTGCAAGGTAAAGGACCGAAGGATCTGGAAGAACTCTGTCTGGCGCTTGGACGTCAAATGGTATTCCTTGCTGGCAAAGCTGACTCCCTGGAACATGCTGAGGAGAAATTGAAAGAAGTGATCCAGAACGGTAAAGCACTGGATAAATTCAAAGACTTTCTGGCAAATCAAGGCGGAGACGCTTCAGTTGTAGATCACCCGGATCGCTTGCCACAAGCCAAATATTTGGTTGAAGTACCAGCGGATAAAGACGGATATGTAGCTGGTATCGTCGCTGACGAAATCGGTACTGCTGCAATGCTGCTCGGCGCAGGTCGTGCAACAAAAGAATCCGAGATCGATCTTGCTGTGGGCTTGATGCTCAACAAAAAAGTGGGTGACCAAGTTAAAGCTGGCGAATCACTCGTAACGATCCATGCCAATCGTGAAGACGTAGCAGACGTAATCGCGAAAATCAAAGAGAACATTACTATTGCTGACCATGCGGATGCTCCTGTATTGGTCCATGATATTGTAACTGAATAA
- a CDS encoding TIGR03943 family putative permease subunit, with translation MNHPGYTVTKAPVTKSHAIQWHNLIRALWIGGLAVYIIHLNTTDSLHYYLAPTMQRLLLCCPVPFLFIAAIMAWHGLFGNSEIHCDCEHPPPSGWVRSSLMYGLIAIPLVLGFLLPDQALGSSMASQKGMSLTYGPPEILRKEPLPDAAELDIKDLSKKTANVESSVPATKVQFVPPDEYSREFAELAEKLYAESVIKVYPEIFSETLGSIDMFQRQFAGKAISLTGFVYRDKSMEHESHFALGRFLVMCCPADAAPFGVMIHVPNADSFPTDSWVQIDGTIGSAQVNGEDTIEIRATKVTPVDQPPTPYIYTSADSIVTYDKLQNE, from the coding sequence ATGAACCATCCTGGTTATACAGTGACCAAAGCTCCGGTTACCAAATCTCATGCTATCCAATGGCATAACCTGATTCGTGCGCTGTGGATCGGCGGGCTCGCTGTATACATCATTCATTTGAATACAACGGATTCTCTTCATTATTACTTGGCGCCGACAATGCAGCGATTGCTTCTCTGCTGCCCTGTTCCCTTTTTATTTATTGCCGCCATAATGGCCTGGCACGGACTGTTTGGTAATAGCGAGATCCATTGCGATTGTGAGCATCCGCCTCCTTCAGGATGGGTACGCAGCTCGCTAATGTACGGATTGATTGCCATTCCATTAGTACTTGGTTTTCTTTTGCCGGATCAGGCACTAGGCAGTTCCATGGCCAGTCAAAAAGGCATGTCCCTAACCTATGGACCTCCCGAGATTCTTCGAAAAGAACCCTTACCAGATGCAGCAGAATTGGATATTAAAGATCTATCCAAAAAAACTGCAAATGTTGAATCATCTGTGCCTGCCACGAAAGTACAATTCGTTCCTCCGGATGAGTATAGTCGTGAATTTGCCGAACTCGCTGAGAAGTTATATGCGGAATCGGTCATTAAGGTATATCCTGAAATCTTCTCCGAGACATTAGGGTCCATCGACATGTTCCAACGACAATTTGCAGGCAAGGCCATAAGCCTTACCGGGTTTGTATATCGAGACAAAAGCATGGAGCATGAATCTCATTTTGCATTAGGGCGATTTCTCGTGATGTGCTGCCCGGCAGACGCTGCGCCCTTTGGCGTGATGATTCATGTCCCGAATGCAGACAGCTTTCCTACAGACAGTTGGGTACAAATCGATGGCACCATTGGTTCTGCTCAAGTGAATGGCGAAGACACCATTGAGATTCGGGCGACGAAGGTAACTCCGGTCGATCAGCCACCCACCCCTTACATTTACACCAGTGCAGATTCAATTGTGACGTATGATAAGTTGCAAAATGAATAA